One part of the Sphingobium yanoikuyae genome encodes these proteins:
- the ychF gene encoding redox-regulated ATPase YchF, with protein sequence MGFRCGIVGLPNVGKSTLFNALTETQAAQAANYPFCTIEPNEGRVAVPDDRLQTIARIGGSAKIIETQLAFVDIAGLVRGASKGEGLGNQFLANIRETDAIVHVLRCFEDDDITHVEGKVDPIADAETVETELMLADLESLEKRVPNLLKKGAQGDKEAKAAASVLGQTLELLRDGKPARLTQPRDEEEARLFAQAQLLTAKPVLYVCNVEEGAAAEGNAFSARVFEKAAAENASAVIVSAAIEAELITMPVEERGEYLEALGLTEAGLARIIRAGYELLGLITFFTVGPKEARAWTVAKGSKAPQAAGAIHSDFEKGFIRAETMAYADYVQFNGEAGAKEAGKWRSEGKDYVTQDGDIMLFRFNV encoded by the coding sequence ATGGGTTTTCGTTGCGGTATCGTCGGGCTTCCCAATGTGGGCAAGTCCACCCTGTTCAATGCGCTGACCGAGACGCAGGCGGCGCAGGCGGCGAATTATCCCTTCTGCACGATCGAGCCGAATGAGGGCCGCGTCGCCGTGCCCGACGACCGATTGCAGACCATCGCCAGGATCGGCGGCAGCGCCAAGATCATCGAGACGCAGCTTGCCTTCGTCGACATTGCCGGCCTGGTGCGCGGCGCGTCGAAGGGCGAAGGACTGGGCAACCAGTTCCTGGCGAACATCCGCGAGACCGACGCCATCGTCCACGTCCTGCGCTGTTTCGAGGATGACGACATCACCCATGTCGAAGGCAAGGTCGATCCGATCGCCGACGCCGAGACGGTGGAAACCGAACTGATGCTCGCCGACCTCGAAAGCCTGGAAAAGCGGGTTCCCAACCTGCTCAAGAAGGGCGCGCAGGGCGACAAGGAAGCCAAGGCCGCCGCATCGGTGCTGGGCCAGACGCTGGAACTGTTGCGCGACGGCAAGCCCGCCCGCCTGACCCAGCCGCGCGACGAGGAAGAAGCCCGCCTGTTCGCCCAGGCGCAGCTGCTGACCGCCAAGCCGGTCCTCTATGTCTGCAATGTCGAGGAAGGCGCTGCGGCCGAGGGCAATGCATTTTCCGCCCGCGTGTTCGAGAAGGCAGCCGCCGAGAATGCCAGCGCGGTCATCGTGTCGGCGGCGATCGAGGCCGAACTCATCACCATGCCAGTCGAGGAACGCGGCGAATATCTCGAAGCGCTGGGCCTGACCGAAGCCGGTCTCGCCCGCATCATCCGCGCCGGCTACGAACTGCTGGGCCTCATCACCTTCTTCACCGTCGGCCCCAAGGAAGCCCGCGCCTGGACCGTGGCCAAGGGCAGCAAGGCCCCGCAGGCCGCCGGCGCGATCCATTCGGACTTCGAAAAGGGCTTCATCCGCGCCGAGACCATGGCCTATGCCGACTATGTCCAGTTCAATGGCGAAGCCGGCGCCAAGGAAGCAGGCAAGTGGCGTTCGGAAGGCAAGGATTATGTGACGCAGGACGGCGACATCATGCTGTTCCGCTTCAACGTCTGA
- a CDS encoding alkaline phosphatase family protein, with protein MSARRLSLAFALSVSTLLGACAPVQQHPASVAAAPAEQRAPVTILVSIDGFRPDYLTRGVSPHLNALAAGGTEASMRPSFPTKTFPNHWAIVTGDRPDRSGIVANNMEDDSRPKDKFTMASDDPYWWNEAEPIWITAEKQGVRTATMFWPGSNVAWGGNKAAEWPYRISGGSRPSDWAQFNEAISPTQRVNGVLDVLRRPADIRPRFVTLYFDEVDTAGHVNGPAAPETTQAVADVDAHIGDLLAGLKALGQSANIVIVSDHGMAAKANDRVLPIDKIADPADYRVVEAGPYASLVANPGREKALEAALFKPRDHMQCWRKSEIPARFHYGTHRRIPPYFCLADTGWVFQNTTPTKPVTGGDHGWDDRAPEMQALFIANGPAFVGGFRPSADFTNVDVYPLLARLLGVTPVASDGNPAVLQGLVKP; from the coding sequence ATGTCCGCCCGTCGCCTGTCGCTCGCGTTTGCCCTGTCCGTTTCCACCCTGCTCGGCGCCTGCGCCCCGGTGCAGCAGCATCCCGCCAGCGTCGCTGCCGCCCCGGCCGAACAGCGCGCGCCGGTGACGATCCTCGTGTCGATCGACGGCTTCCGTCCCGATTATCTGACCCGCGGCGTCTCGCCCCATCTCAACGCGCTGGCGGCCGGCGGCACCGAGGCGTCAATGCGCCCCTCCTTCCCGACCAAGACCTTCCCCAATCATTGGGCGATCGTGACCGGCGACCGGCCGGACCGCAGCGGCATCGTCGCCAATAATATGGAAGATGACAGCCGGCCCAAGGACAAGTTCACCATGGCCAGCGACGATCCATACTGGTGGAACGAGGCCGAGCCGATCTGGATCACCGCCGAAAAGCAGGGCGTGCGCACCGCGACCATGTTCTGGCCCGGCTCCAACGTCGCCTGGGGCGGCAACAAGGCGGCCGAATGGCCCTACAGGATCAGCGGCGGATCGCGCCCGAGCGACTGGGCACAGTTCAACGAGGCGATCAGCCCGACCCAGCGCGTCAATGGCGTGCTGGACGTGCTGCGCCGCCCGGCCGACATCCGCCCGCGCTTCGTCACCCTCTATTTCGATGAGGTCGATACAGCTGGGCATGTGAACGGACCGGCCGCACCGGAAACCACCCAGGCAGTCGCAGACGTCGATGCCCATATCGGCGACCTCCTCGCCGGCCTCAAGGCGCTGGGCCAGTCGGCCAATATCGTCATCGTCTCCGACCATGGCATGGCCGCCAAGGCCAACGACCGCGTGCTGCCGATCGACAAGATCGCCGACCCGGCCGACTATCGCGTGGTGGAGGCCGGCCCCTATGCCAGCCTGGTCGCCAATCCCGGCCGCGAAAAGGCGCTGGAGGCGGCGCTGTTCAAGCCGCGCGACCATATGCAGTGCTGGCGCAAGAGCGAAATCCCGGCGCGCTTCCACTATGGCACGCATCGCCGCATCCCGCCCTATTTCTGCCTGGCTGATACCGGCTGGGTGTTCCAGAATACCACCCCGACCAAGCCGGTCACCGGCGGCGACCATGGCTGGGACGATCGCGCGCCCGAAATGCAGGCTTTGTTCATCGCGAACGGCCCGGCCTTCGTCGGCGGCTTCCGTCCCTCGGCCGATTTCACCAATGTCGATGTCTATCCGCTGCTCGCCCGCCTGCTGGGCGTGACGCCGGTGGCGAGCGACGGCAACCCGGCGGTGCTGCAGGGGCTGGTGAAGCCCTGA
- a CDS encoding DNA-deoxyinosine glycosylase, with protein MTQPPRIMPVRRKIAFPPSVDAETRLLILGSLPGDASIKQGEYYAHRGNAFWALVSDLLSEDLRSAPYAMKLKRLRARGVGLWDVIESADRDGSLDSSIRGAELRDLSAFLSRLPNLRAIAFNGKTAAQHGRRQLGERSDLVMIDLPSSSGAYASLSRDAKRQAWNALAPYVDPT; from the coding sequence ATGACCCAACCGCCCCGCATCATGCCCGTCCGCCGCAAGATCGCCTTTCCGCCCAGCGTGGACGCGGAAACGCGGCTGCTGATCCTGGGCAGCCTGCCCGGCGACGCCTCGATCAAGCAGGGCGAATATTACGCCCATCGCGGCAATGCCTTCTGGGCGCTGGTCAGCGATTTACTAAGCGAGGATCTGCGCAGCGCACCCTATGCGATGAAGCTCAAACGGCTGCGCGCACGGGGCGTCGGCCTGTGGGACGTGATCGAGAGCGCCGATCGCGACGGCAGCTTGGACAGCAGCATCCGGGGTGCGGAACTGCGCGACCTCAGCGCCTTCCTGTCCCGCCTGCCCAATCTCCGCGCGATCGCCTTCAACGGCAAGACCGCCGCCCAGCATGGCCGCCGCCAATTGGGGGAAAGGTCCGATCTGGTGATGATCGACCTCCCCTCCTCCAGCGGCGCCTATGCCAGCCTTTCACGCGATGCCAAACGACAGGCCTGGAACGCGCTGGCCCCCTATGTCGATCCGACATGA
- a CDS encoding alpha-D-glucose phosphate-specific phosphoglucomutase → MIQTVATTPFDDQKPGTSGLRKKVRVFQQPHYAENFIQSVFDSLDGYAGQTLVIGGDGRYLNREVIQIALRMAAANGFGRVLVGQGGILSTPAASHLIRSSGAFGGLVLSASHNPGGPDEDFGIKYNVSNGGPAPEKVTDAIHARTLTIDSYRILDAADVDIDTLGTSQLGAMTVEVVNPVAGYAALMESLFDFPAIKAMIASGFTLAFDSMSAVTGPYATEIFEKRLGAPAGTVMNGTPLPDFGHHHPDPNLVHAKTLYDRMMAADAPDFGAASDGDGDRNLIIGRHCYVTPSDSLAVLAANAHLAPGYAGGLKGIARSMPTSGAADRVAEKLGIPLYETPTGWKFFGNLLDAGMATICGEESAGTGSDHVREKDGIWAVLLWLNILAARQQSVADIMADHWATYGRNYYARHDYEAIAKDKAEALMAALRDTLASLPGTGNSGGTVKAADDFAYTDPTDQSVSRNQGVRILFEDGSRVVFRLSGTGTEGATLRVYIERYVGPGGDLALATGDALAPLVAAAQELADIAGYTGMDQPSVIT, encoded by the coding sequence GTGATCCAGACCGTCGCGACCACGCCTTTCGACGACCAGAAGCCCGGCACATCGGGCCTGCGCAAGAAGGTTCGGGTCTTCCAGCAGCCCCATTATGCGGAAAATTTCATCCAGTCGGTGTTCGACAGCCTGGACGGCTATGCCGGCCAGACCTTGGTGATCGGCGGCGATGGCCGCTATCTCAATCGCGAAGTCATCCAGATCGCACTCAGGATGGCGGCGGCCAATGGCTTTGGCCGGGTGCTGGTTGGTCAGGGCGGTATCTTGTCCACCCCGGCCGCGTCGCACCTGATCCGCTCGTCCGGCGCCTTTGGCGGGCTGGTGCTGTCGGCCAGCCATAATCCGGGTGGCCCGGACGAGGATTTCGGCATCAAATATAATGTGTCGAACGGCGGGCCAGCCCCCGAAAAGGTGACCGACGCGATCCACGCGCGGACACTGACGATCGACAGCTATCGCATCCTCGATGCCGCCGATGTCGATATCGACACGCTGGGGACCAGCCAGCTTGGCGCCATGACCGTCGAAGTGGTCAATCCGGTCGCCGGCTATGCCGCGCTGATGGAAAGTCTGTTCGATTTCCCTGCGATCAAGGCGATGATCGCCAGTGGCTTCACCCTCGCCTTCGACTCGATGAGCGCGGTGACCGGCCCCTATGCGACCGAGATTTTCGAAAAGCGCCTCGGCGCGCCGGCCGGCACGGTGATGAACGGCACCCCCCTGCCCGATTTCGGCCATCATCATCCCGATCCCAATCTGGTCCATGCCAAGACGCTCTATGACCGGATGATGGCCGCCGACGCGCCCGACTTCGGCGCCGCATCCGATGGCGACGGCGACCGCAACCTGATCATCGGCCGCCATTGCTATGTGACGCCCTCGGACTCGCTCGCGGTGCTGGCCGCCAATGCCCATCTGGCGCCGGGCTATGCCGGTGGCCTCAAGGGTATCGCCCGCTCCATGCCGACCAGCGGCGCAGCCGATCGGGTGGCGGAGAAGCTGGGCATCCCGCTCTACGAGACGCCGACCGGCTGGAAATTCTTCGGCAACCTGCTCGACGCCGGCATGGCGACGATCTGCGGCGAGGAAAGCGCCGGCACCGGGTCCGACCATGTGCGCGAGAAGGACGGCATCTGGGCGGTGTTGCTGTGGCTCAATATCCTGGCCGCGCGCCAACAGAGCGTGGCGGACATCATGGCCGATCATTGGGCGACCTATGGCCGCAACTATTATGCCCGCCACGACTATGAAGCGATCGCCAAGGACAAGGCCGAAGCGCTGATGGCCGCTCTGCGCGACACGCTCGCCAGCCTGCCCGGCACCGGCAACAGTGGCGGCACGGTGAAGGCGGCGGACGATTTCGCCTATACCGATCCGACCGACCAGTCAGTGAGCCGGAACCAAGGCGTACGTATATTGTTCGAGGATGGATCGCGCGTGGTGTTCCGCCTGTCGGGCACCGGCACCGAAGGGGCCACCTTGCGCGTCTATATCGAGCGCTATGTCGGGCCGGGCGGCGATCTGGCGCTGGCAACCGGCGATGCGCTGGCACCGCTGGTGGCGGCCGCACAGGAACTGGCCGACATTGCCGGCTATACCGGCATGGACCAGCCCAGCGTCATCACCTGA
- a CDS encoding LysE family translocator, protein MPSAAHLAAFALISLGMVLTPGPNMIYLISRSISQGRAAGMVSLLGVACGFLFYMVAAAFGITALLMAVPFAYDVLRLGGALYLLWLAWNAVRPGGRSPFQVKQLPLDGPRKLFAMGLLTNLLNPKVAMIYLSLLPQFVDPARGHVLGQSLILGATQIAISLSVNAIIACLAGSIAGFLGTRPRWLTIQRWFMGTVLGGLAVRMAVER, encoded by the coding sequence ATGCCCAGCGCCGCGCATCTTGCCGCCTTCGCCCTCATCTCGCTCGGCATGGTGCTGACGCCGGGTCCGAACATGATCTACCTGATCTCCCGCTCGATCAGCCAGGGGCGCGCCGCCGGCATGGTCTCGCTGCTCGGCGTCGCCTGCGGCTTCCTCTTCTACATGGTCGCCGCCGCCTTCGGCATCACCGCGCTGCTGATGGCGGTGCCCTTCGCCTATGACGTGCTGCGCCTGGGCGGCGCGCTCTATCTGCTGTGGCTCGCCTGGAATGCGGTGCGGCCCGGCGGCCGTTCGCCTTTCCAGGTGAAGCAATTGCCGCTCGATGGCCCGCGCAAGCTGTTCGCCATGGGGCTGCTGACCAATCTGCTCAATCCCAAGGTAGCGATGATCTATCTCTCGCTGCTGCCCCAGTTCGTCGATCCGGCGCGCGGCCATGTGCTTGGCCAATCGCTGATCCTCGGCGCGACCCAGATCGCGATCAGCCTGTCGGTCAACGCGATCATCGCCTGCCTCGCCGGATCGATCGCCGGCTTCCTCGGCACCCGGCCGCGCTGGCTCACGATCCAGCGCTGGTTCATGGGCACGGTTCTGGGCGGCCTCGCCGTGCGGATGGCGGTGGAGCGCTAG
- a CDS encoding MaoC family dehydratase — MDDILYFEDIEIGDSFAFGPLTLSREETIAFAAEFDPQPFHLSDEAAATTHFRTISASGWHTTALFMKMFVAEMRKQPGRQAASLGAMGVDELRWLRPVRPGDTLRGTNEVIDKKISQSRPEMGIVRNKVTLYNQKDEPVLTMCPIAMWRTRPA; from the coding sequence ATGGACGACATTCTCTATTTCGAGGATATCGAGATAGGCGACAGCTTCGCGTTCGGGCCGCTGACCCTGTCGCGGGAGGAAACGATCGCCTTTGCCGCGGAGTTCGACCCACAGCCCTTCCATCTGTCCGACGAGGCCGCCGCCACCACCCATTTTCGCACCATCTCGGCCAGCGGCTGGCACACCACCGCCCTGTTCATGAAGATGTTCGTCGCCGAAATGCGGAAGCAACCCGGACGCCAGGCGGCCAGCCTGGGCGCGATGGGCGTCGATGAACTGCGCTGGCTGCGCCCGGTCCGCCCCGGCGACACGCTGCGCGGCACCAATGAGGTGATCGACAAGAAGATTTCGCAGAGCCGCCCGGAAATGGGCATCGTCCGCAACAAGGTGACGCTCTACAACCAGAAGGACGAACCCGTGCTGACCATGTGCCCGATCGCCATGTGGCGCACCCGCCCGGCATAA
- a CDS encoding DUF2490 domain-containing protein, giving the protein MRFPSLAVALSLPVLPLATLALPAQAATREDEQLWVNLTAMGSIKDELVYFAEIQPRLGDGVSRIDQALFRGALGVKLSRDVTLYQGYAHVVVPIEGGKDVNEERSFQQLSWTLARPKDAEISSRTRLEQRWRSNGSDMGWRLREMLRVEHALKPGSDAVNALAYGEVFFALNDTDWGARKGFDQLRSFAGVEIGLPGASTMEVGYLNQLIDQGGSRQRVNHVASVTLFFRH; this is encoded by the coding sequence ATGCGTTTCCCGTCTCTTGCTGTCGCCCTGTCCCTTCCCGTCCTGCCCCTTGCCACCCTCGCCCTGCCCGCCCAGGCCGCGACGCGCGAGGACGAGCAGCTCTGGGTCAATCTGACGGCGATGGGGTCGATCAAGGACGAACTGGTCTATTTTGCGGAAATCCAGCCGCGCCTCGGCGACGGCGTGTCGCGCATCGACCAGGCCCTGTTCCGCGGCGCGCTCGGCGTCAAATTGTCGCGCGACGTCACCCTCTATCAGGGCTACGCCCATGTCGTCGTGCCGATCGAGGGCGGCAAGGACGTCAATGAGGAACGCAGCTTCCAGCAGCTGAGCTGGACGCTGGCGCGGCCAAAGGACGCCGAGATTTCCTCGCGCACCCGGCTGGAGCAGCGCTGGCGCTCGAACGGCAGCGACATGGGCTGGCGCCTGCGCGAAATGCTGCGGGTGGAACATGCGCTCAAACCCGGCAGCGACGCGGTCAATGCGCTCGCCTATGGCGAGGTCTTCTTCGCCCTCAACGACACCGATTGGGGCGCCCGCAAGGGCTTCGACCAGCTCCGCAGCTTCGCCGGGGTCGAGATCGGCCTGCCCGGCGCCTCTACCATGGAAGTCGGCTATCTCAACCAGCTGATCGACCAGGGCGGCAGCCGCCAGCGCGTCAACCATGTCGCATCGGTGACGCTGTTCTTCCGCCACTGA
- a CDS encoding DUF2167 domain-containing protein encodes MKKMWSAIGAMLLIGAMPVAVFAQSDQPAGPAASAEQRAYEAKVKAVLAKQRPQNGDITLTEAKAVLHLGQDYYYLDAAQAREVIVDMWGNPSAQADGVLGLVFPAGKTFVDDDAWGAVITYEQSGYVKDDDAASTDYDALMADMKSGEEERNKERADAGYPAIQLVGWAERPAYDKAHHSVIWARDMRFGNAQEDTLNYDVRLLGRYGVLSLNMVSTMSQLPSVKAAAAKFGASVSYDAGARYADYVPNVDKVAEYGIGGMIAAGAGLLAAKKLGLIALILAFGKKLLIPIILVFGGGWRWIKRRLGKGEEEVAPLEPEPVAADAPEEESAPR; translated from the coding sequence ATGAAGAAGATGTGGAGCGCCATTGGCGCCATGTTGCTGATCGGCGCCATGCCGGTAGCGGTTTTTGCCCAGTCGGACCAGCCTGCCGGTCCGGCGGCGAGCGCGGAACAGCGCGCCTATGAGGCCAAGGTGAAGGCGGTGCTGGCGAAGCAGCGCCCGCAAAATGGCGACATCACCCTGACCGAAGCCAAGGCCGTGCTGCATCTGGGCCAGGATTATTATTATCTCGACGCGGCGCAGGCGCGCGAGGTGATCGTCGACATGTGGGGCAATCCGTCGGCCCAGGCCGATGGTGTGCTGGGCCTGGTCTTTCCGGCCGGCAAGACCTTCGTCGATGACGATGCCTGGGGCGCGGTCATCACCTATGAGCAGAGCGGCTATGTGAAGGACGATGACGCCGCCTCGACCGATTATGACGCGCTGATGGCCGACATGAAGTCGGGTGAGGAGGAACGCAACAAGGAGCGTGCCGACGCCGGATATCCCGCCATCCAGCTGGTCGGCTGGGCCGAGCGCCCGGCCTATGACAAGGCGCATCACAGCGTCATCTGGGCGCGCGACATGCGTTTTGGCAATGCGCAGGAGGATACGCTGAACTATGACGTCCGCCTGCTCGGGCGCTATGGCGTGCTCAGCCTCAACATGGTGTCGACCATGTCGCAACTGCCATCGGTGAAGGCGGCGGCAGCCAAGTTCGGTGCTTCGGTCAGCTATGATGCAGGCGCGCGCTATGCCGATTATGTGCCCAATGTCGACAAGGTCGCCGAATATGGCATTGGCGGGATGATCGCGGCGGGTGCCGGCCTTCTGGCGGCCAAGAAGCTGGGCCTGATCGCGCTGATCCTGGCCTTTGGCAAGAAACTGCTGATCCCGATCATCCTGGTTTTTGGTGGCGGCTGGCGCTGGATCAAGCGCCGCCTGGGCAAGGGCGAGGAGGAGGTCGCTCCGCTAGAGCCGGAGCCAGTAGCCGCTGACGCCCCGGAAGAGGAAAGCGCGCCGCGCTGA
- a CDS encoding MOSC domain-containing protein, with translation MTQLFMTIDALLIGMPRPFRDDEHSAIAKQPVAGPIRINWLGFAGDGVADTVHHGGWDKAIHLYPQDHYGWWRDRKPDHPLLDAPGAFGENIASRGMTESDICLGDRFSLGSAVVEVSHGRQPCWKLDHRFGARDVMATIVKTARCGIYFRVIREGEAEAGTRMGLLERPLPDWSIERVFRLLIGGGHKADPDAVRALAEMPQLAEAWRERARKLAA, from the coding sequence ATGACCCAGCTTTTCATGACCATCGATGCGCTGCTGATCGGCATGCCCCGGCCCTTTCGCGATGACGAGCATAGCGCCATCGCCAAGCAGCCGGTCGCCGGCCCGATCCGCATCAACTGGCTGGGGTTCGCGGGCGACGGGGTGGCCGATACCGTTCATCATGGCGGCTGGGACAAGGCGATCCATCTCTATCCGCAGGACCATTATGGCTGGTGGCGCGATCGCAAGCCCGATCATCCACTGCTCGACGCGCCCGGCGCCTTTGGCGAGAATATCGCAAGCCGCGGCATGACCGAAAGCGACATCTGCCTGGGCGACCGGTTCAGTCTGGGCAGCGCGGTGGTGGAGGTGAGCCATGGCCGCCAGCCCTGCTGGAAGCTCGACCATCGTTTCGGTGCCCGCGACGTGATGGCGACGATCGTCAAGACCGCGCGCTGCGGCATCTATTTCCGGGTGATCCGCGAAGGTGAGGCGGAGGCCGGCACGCGGATGGGGTTGCTGGAGCGGCCCTTGCCCGACTGGAGCATCGAGCGGGTCTTTCGCCTGCTGATCGGCGGCGGGCACAAGGCCGATCCTGATGCGGTGCGCGCGCTGGCCGAGATGCCGCAACTGGCCGAAGCCTGGCGCGAACGGGCGCGCAAGCTGGCGGCGTGA
- a CDS encoding hypervirulence associated TUDOR domain-containing protein — MAERFRKGTRVRWNWGQGVGRGRIAERFERHVERMIAGSLIRRNGSPRDPAYLVHTDKGDLVLKLRSELSAA, encoded by the coding sequence ATGGCCGAGAGATTCCGCAAGGGAACACGGGTCAGGTGGAATTGGGGGCAGGGTGTCGGCCGGGGACGCATAGCAGAGCGGTTCGAGCGGCATGTGGAGCGGATGATCGCCGGCTCGCTGATCCGTCGTAACGGATCGCCGCGCGATCCCGCCTATCTGGTCCATACCGACAAGGGCGACCTGGTGCTCAAGCTGAGATCGGAACTGAGCGCCGCGTGA
- a CDS encoding alkaline phosphatase D family protein encodes MFTRRSLLSAAAIAPIAGAPALLRAQSWFAGYPFALGVTSGDPAPDGFVIWTKLAPRPFEPHGGMPMTPIPVKWEVAADDRFRTIVAGGEAIARPELGHSVHVEVTGLQPDRPYWYRFALGNDQSTRGRARTLPLASASPKLLKFGVAGCQNYQDGLFTAFRHLAREDDLAFVYHYGDFIYEYSQRGPDYDKNGLPGPQVRDHIGQDCYDLADYRLRYAQYLSDYDLQAARCRHSWFPTFDDHEVANNWVGDIDAKGAPADAFRMRRAAGMQAWYEYMPVRAAMAPRSEMIGTMYRQARFGDLLSIDFLDTRTFRTDQPCGDNFKPACAEMAATQAQVISAEEEGWLTHNLARRDAKWNCLAQQVMMMALDRRNSADAAEPIYNMDTWAGYKAQRQRLLGRMKGLDNVVVLTGDEHQNFAGLLDDGTKPVAVEFVSTSISSGGDGSDLRPGSDIILKNNPQLKFINDQRGYLTCEVTADAWTTRAMVMDQVSAPGGHIRTRATMTVPRAAPGLSIN; translated from the coding sequence ATGTTCACGCGCCGCTCGCTCCTCTCCGCCGCCGCCATCGCCCCGATCGCCGGCGCGCCCGCCCTCCTTCGCGCCCAGAGCTGGTTCGCCGGCTATCCCTTCGCTTTGGGCGTGACATCGGGCGATCCGGCGCCCGACGGCTTCGTCATCTGGACCAAGCTGGCGCCGCGCCCGTTCGAGCCGCATGGCGGCATGCCGATGACGCCGATCCCGGTGAAATGGGAGGTCGCGGCCGATGATCGCTTCAGGACCATCGTGGCCGGCGGCGAAGCGATCGCCCGGCCGGAACTGGGCCACAGCGTCCATGTCGAGGTGACCGGCCTTCAGCCCGACCGGCCCTATTGGTATCGCTTTGCGCTCGGCAATGACCAGTCGACGCGCGGCCGCGCCCGCACCCTGCCGCTGGCGTCGGCCAGCCCCAAGCTGCTGAAATTCGGCGTCGCGGGCTGCCAGAATTACCAGGACGGCCTTTTCACCGCCTTCCGCCATCTGGCGCGCGAGGACGATCTCGCCTTCGTCTATCATTATGGCGACTTCATCTATGAATATAGCCAGCGCGGCCCGGACTATGACAAGAACGGTCTGCCCGGCCCCCAGGTGCGCGACCATATCGGCCAGGATTGCTACGACCTTGCCGACTATCGGCTGCGCTACGCCCAATATCTGAGCGATTATGATCTGCAGGCGGCGCGCTGCCGTCATAGCTGGTTCCCGACCTTCGACGATCATGAGGTCGCGAACAACTGGGTCGGCGACATCGACGCCAAAGGCGCGCCGGCCGATGCCTTCCGCATGCGTCGCGCCGCCGGCATGCAGGCCTGGTATGAATATATGCCGGTCCGCGCGGCGATGGCGCCCCGCAGCGAGATGATCGGCACCATGTATCGCCAGGCGCGCTTCGGCGACCTGTTGTCGATCGACTTCCTCGACACCCGCACCTTCCGCACCGACCAGCCCTGTGGCGACAATTTCAAGCCGGCCTGCGCCGAAATGGCCGCCACCCAGGCGCAGGTCATTTCGGCCGAGGAGGAAGGCTGGCTGACCCACAACCTCGCCCGCCGCGACGCCAAGTGGAACTGCCTGGCCCAGCAGGTGATGATGATGGCGCTCGACCGCCGCAACAGTGCCGACGCGGCAGAGCCGATCTACAATATGGACACCTGGGCCGGCTACAAGGCGCAGCGCCAGCGGCTGCTCGGCCGGATGAAGGGGCTGGACAATGTCGTGGTCCTAACCGGCGACGAGCATCAGAATTTCGCCGGCCTGTTGGATGACGGCACAAAGCCGGTCGCGGTCGAGTTTGTGTCGACCTCCATCTCCTCGGGCGGCGACGGATCGGACCTGCGGCCGGGCAGCGACATCATCCTAAAGAACAACCCGCAACTCAAATTTATCAACGACCAGCGCGGCTATCTGACCTGCGAAGTGACGGCCGACGCCTGGACGACGCGGGCGATGGTGATGGATCAGGTATCGGCGCCGGGCGGCCATATCCGCACCCGCGCGACCATGACCGTGCCGCGCGCCGCGCCAGGGTTGAGCATCAACTGA